From the Quercus lobata isolate SW786 chromosome 6, ValleyOak3.0 Primary Assembly, whole genome shotgun sequence genome, one window contains:
- the LOC115994445 gene encoding uncharacterized protein LOC115994445: MVEGREGDWECSGCKNRNYAFRSFCNRCKQPRLLVDTKTPSDSKWLPRIGDWICTGCTNNNYASREKCKKCGQPKEVAAMPAIAMPGASLPTYSHYFARAQGGPEQKMNIGLIGNGAPQQALPLSSNWSVGGSDNYGVQPASAWPLGGNHNSLLPYPDPANQLLSVPKGWRNGDWICTCGFHNYSSRAQCKKCNAFPPALGTKRLASDEFVHDWDNKRLNVGQTNGQLQSYPVFDQIIGTSADPNNRLYAPYPNVSSSTATNLQAPMLPMPFPQQATTPTLLGKGAKQWRDGDWMCTTCNNHNYASRLQCNRCKTQRNALSQPVNAM, from the exons atggtaGAAGGAAGAGAAGGAGATTGGGAGTGCAGTGGATGCAAGAACAGGAACTACGCATTCAGGTCGTTCTGCAACAGATGTAAGCAGCCGCGGCTTCTCGTCGATACCAAAACCCCCTCTGACTCCAAGTGGCTCCCCCGTATCGGCGATTGGATCTGCACCG GTTGCACTAACAACAATTATGCATCAAGAGAAAAGTGCAAAAAGTGCGGGCAACCAAAGGAGGTAGCAGCAATGCCAGCAATTGCAATGCCTGGAGCTTCTCTCCCGACTTATTCACATTATTTTGCCAGGGCCCAAGGAGGACCAGAACAAAAGATGAATATTGGATTAATTGGCAATGGAGCTCCCCAGCAGGCACTTCCTTTGAGCTCCAACTGGTCTGTAGGAGGATCTGATAATTATGGAGTTCAGCCTGCTTCTGCATGGCCCTTAGGTGGTAACCATAATTCTTTACTTCCGTACCCAGACCCTGCTAATCAGCTTCTTTCAGTTCCGAAAGGATGGCGCAATGGTGACTGGATTTGCACCTGTGGCTTCCATAATTACTCTTCACGTGCCCAG tGCAAAAAATGCAATGCTTTTCCACCAG CACTTGGAACAAAGCGATTAGCATCTGATGAGTTTGTGCACGATTGGGATAACAAGAGACTGAATGTAGGACAA ACAAATGGGCAGCTGCAATCATACCCAGTTTTTGATCAAATAATTGGGACCAGCGCTGACCCAAATAACAGACTCTATGCTCCCTACCCTAATGTAAGCTCCAGTACTGCTACAAATTTGCAAGCACCCATGCTGCCCATGCCATTTCCACAGCAAGCAACTACACCTACTCTGCTTGGAAAAGG AGCAAAACAATGGCGTGATGGAGATTGGATGTGCACAACATGCAACAATCATAATTATGCATCCCGCTTACAATGCAATAG